One Vibrio taketomensis DNA window includes the following coding sequences:
- the nrdA gene encoding class 1a ribonucleoside-diphosphate reductase subunit alpha: MKQQLTVTKRDGRKETIDLEKLHRVITWAAEGLDNVSVSQVELRAHIQFYDGITTSDIHETIIKSAADLISEETPDYQYLAARLSVFHLRKKAYGQYEPPALYDHVSRLVEMGKYDQHILEDYTKAELDELDAYIQHDRDLDFSYAAVKQLEGKYFVQNRVSGEIYESAQFLYILVSACLFAKYPKETRLDYIKRFYDATSTFQISLPTPIMSGVRTPTRQFSSCVLIECGDSLDSINATASSIVRYVSQRAGIGINAGRIRALGSEIRGGEAFHTGCIPFYKYFQTAVKCCSQGGVRGGAATVFYPMWHGEARSLLVLKNNRGVEENRVRHMDYGVQLNKLMYQRLVEGGNITLFSPSDVPGLYDAFFENQAEFERLYVKYENDPSVKKETVKAIEMFSLLMQERASTGRIYIQNVDHCNTHSPFDSEVAPVRQSNLCLEIALPTKPLVNVEDDSGEIALCTLSAFNLGAINELDDLKDLSELVVRALDALLDYQDYPLPAAYKSTMNRRTLGVGVINYAYYLAKNGVKYSDGSANGLTHRTFEAIQYYLLKASVELAKEQGKCPLFHETNYAKGLMPIDTYKKDIDLVCDEPLHYDWDELRKEIMEHGLRNSTLTALMPSETSSQISNATNGIEPPRGYVSVKASKDGILKQVVPDFLNLKDNYELLWNIGSNDGYLHLVGIMQKFVDQAISANTNYDPSSFESGKVPMKKLLQDLLTAYKYGVKTLYYHNTRDGAKDDQKDAVQPADDDCAGGGCKI, translated from the coding sequence ATGAAACAACAACTCACTGTCACCAAGCGTGATGGCCGAAAAGAGACCATTGACCTAGAAAAACTTCACCGCGTTATTACTTGGGCGGCTGAAGGTCTTGATAACGTTTCGGTATCACAAGTAGAACTAAGAGCTCACATTCAGTTCTACGACGGCATTACTACATCCGACATTCATGAGACTATCATTAAGTCTGCAGCAGACTTGATATCTGAAGAAACACCAGATTATCAATATCTTGCAGCGCGCTTGTCGGTATTCCATCTACGTAAAAAGGCCTATGGTCAGTATGAGCCACCAGCACTATACGACCACGTTTCTCGCCTCGTTGAGATGGGTAAGTACGACCAACATATTCTTGAAGATTACACCAAGGCTGAACTTGATGAGCTTGATGCTTACATTCAGCACGATCGTGATCTGGATTTCTCATACGCAGCGGTAAAACAGCTGGAAGGTAAATACTTCGTGCAAAACCGTGTTTCGGGTGAGATCTACGAAAGCGCGCAGTTCCTATACATTCTTGTTTCAGCGTGTCTATTCGCAAAATACCCGAAAGAGACGCGTCTTGATTACATCAAACGTTTCTATGATGCGACGTCAACGTTCCAGATTTCTCTACCGACACCGATCATGTCTGGTGTGCGTACCCCTACTCGTCAGTTCAGCTCGTGCGTACTGATCGAATGTGGTGACAGCCTAGATTCTATCAACGCAACGGCAAGCTCAATCGTGCGTTACGTTTCTCAACGTGCGGGTATTGGTATCAACGCAGGCCGTATTCGTGCGCTGGGTTCTGAGATCCGTGGCGGTGAAGCATTCCACACAGGTTGTATTCCATTCTACAAATACTTCCAAACAGCGGTTAAGTGTTGTTCTCAAGGCGGTGTTCGTGGCGGTGCAGCGACTGTGTTCTACCCAATGTGGCATGGTGAAGCTCGTTCGCTATTGGTACTGAAGAACAACCGCGGTGTTGAAGAAAACCGTGTTCGTCATATGGACTACGGCGTTCAGCTGAACAAACTGATGTACCAACGTCTGGTTGAGGGCGGCAATATCACGCTATTCTCACCATCAGATGTACCAGGACTTTACGATGCGTTCTTTGAGAACCAAGCAGAGTTCGAACGTCTGTATGTGAAGTACGAAAACGATCCATCAGTTAAGAAAGAAACGGTTAAAGCAATCGAGATGTTCTCGCTACTTATGCAAGAACGCGCTTCTACCGGTCGTATTTACATCCAGAACGTAGACCACTGCAACACTCACAGTCCATTTGACTCTGAAGTTGCGCCAGTTCGTCAATCTAACCTATGTCTGGAAATTGCTCTGCCAACCAAGCCATTGGTTAACGTAGAAGACGATTCGGGTGAGATCGCGCTATGTACGCTTTCAGCATTTAACCTTGGCGCAATTAACGAGCTTGATGACCTGAAAGACCTATCTGAGCTTGTGGTTCGTGCACTTGATGCACTGCTTGATTACCAAGACTACCCGCTTCCAGCGGCATACAAGTCAACCATGAACCGTCGTACTCTGGGTGTGGGCGTGATTAACTACGCATACTACCTAGCTAAAAATGGCGTGAAATACTCTGACGGCAGCGCAAACGGTCTGACTCACCGTACTTTTGAAGCGATTCAATACTACCTATTGAAGGCTTCAGTTGAGCTGGCGAAAGAACAAGGTAAGTGTCCGTTGTTCCATGAAACGAACTACGCAAAAGGCCTAATGCCTATCGATACTTACAAGAAAGATATCGACCTAGTGTGTGATGAGCCACTGCACTACGACTGGGATGAACTACGTAAAGAAATCATGGAACATGGTCTACGTAACTCTACCCTAACCGCGCTAATGCCATCTGAGACCTCTTCTCAGATTTCTAACGCGACTAACGGTATCGAGCCACCTCGTGGTTACGTGTCAGTAAAAGCGTCTAAAGACGGTATTTTGAAACAGGTAGTGCCTGATTTCCTAAACCTAAAAGACAATTATGAGTTGCTATGGAACATCGGTTCAAACGATGGTTACCTGCACCTTGTAGGCATTATGCAGAAGTTCGTTGACCAAGCAATTTCAGCCAACACTAACTACGACCCAAGCAGCTTTGAAAGCGGCAAAGTGCCAATGAAGAAACTGCTACAAGACCTGCTAACCGCGTATAAATATGGTGTGAAAACACTTTACTACCATAACACTCGCGACGGTGCGAAAGACGATCAGAAAGACGCAGTACAACCTGCTGATGACGATTGTGCAGGCGGCGGTTGTAAGAT